From the Dunckerocampus dactyliophorus isolate RoL2022-P2 chromosome 12, RoL_Ddac_1.1, whole genome shotgun sequence genome, one window contains:
- the ilkap gene encoding integrin-linked kinase-associated serine/threonine phosphatase 2C isoform X2, translating into MQDAHVLLPDMSTCLSALPSQVSRVSYFAVFDGHGGARASLFAAEHLHQTLAKKFPRGETDNLEKLVKKCLIDTFRQTDEDFLKKASSQKPAWKDGSTATCMLVLNDVVYVANLGDSRAVLCRMEAEGGSTEERRPATLALSKEHNPTIYEERMRIQRAGGTVRDGRVLGVLEVSRSIGDGQYKRCGVIATPDLRRCQLTSSDRFIILACDGLFKVFSADEAVKFVLDLFQEGGADQKLTDKEEQFEAACQQLASEAVRRGCADNVTVILVSIDF; encoded by the exons ATGCAGGACGCTCACGTGCTGTTGCCCGACATGAGCACCTGTTTGTCAGCACTGCCCAGTCAAGT ATCTCGGGTGTCGTATTTTGCCGTGTTCGACGGCCACGGCGGGGCTCGAGCGTCTCTGTTTGCCGCAGAGCATCTTCACCAAACCCTGGCTAAGAAGTTTCCTCGAG GTGAAACTGACAACCTGGAGAaacttgttaaaaaatgtctcatAGACACTTTCCGCCAAACAGACGAGGACTTTCTGAAGAAAGCGTCTAGCCA GAAGCCAGCATGGAAAGACGGCTCCACGGCGACATGCATGCTGGTGCTGAATGACGTGGTCTACGTGGCCAACCTGGGAGACAGCAGG GCGGTGTTGTGTCGGATGGAGGCGGAGGGAGGATCCACAGAGGAACGGCGGCCAGCGACGCTGGCGCTCAGTAAAGAACACAACCCGACTATCTACGAGGAGAGGATGAGGATCCAGAGGGCGGGAGGCACCGTCAG GGACGGCAGGGTGCTGGGCGTCCTTGAGGTGTCTCGCTCCATTGGAGACGGTCAGTACAAACGCTGTGGCGTCATAGCCACACCTGACCTGAGGAGGTGTCAGCTGACGTCCAGTGACAG GTTCATCATCTTGGCCTGTGACGGCTTGTTCAAAGTCTTTTCTGCTGATGAAGCTGTCAAATTTGTACTAGACCTCTTTCAG GAAGGAGGTGCTGACCAGAAGTTGACAGACAAGGAGGAGCAGTTTGAGGCTGCTTGCCAACAGTTGGCCAGTGAGGCGGTCCGACGAGGCTGCGCCGACAACGTCACCGTCATTCTGGTTTCTATTGACTTCTGA
- the ilkap gene encoding integrin-linked kinase-associated serine/threonine phosphatase 2C isoform X1, translating to MDLFDDLPEPTQAGVVSAAVAVLPPSTKEEKSAKRKREDEVCPTIRKEEEEEENKKVCREGLPLLRGYVAARRGERDEMQDAHVLLPDMSTCLSALPSQVSRVSYFAVFDGHGGARASLFAAEHLHQTLAKKFPRGETDNLEKLVKKCLIDTFRQTDEDFLKKASSQKPAWKDGSTATCMLVLNDVVYVANLGDSRAVLCRMEAEGGSTEERRPATLALSKEHNPTIYEERMRIQRAGGTVRDGRVLGVLEVSRSIGDGQYKRCGVIATPDLRRCQLTSSDRFIILACDGLFKVFSADEAVKFVLDLFQEGGADQKLTDKEEQFEAACQQLASEAVRRGCADNVTVILVSIDF from the exons ATGGATCTGTTTGACGACCTGCCGGAGCCAACTCAGGCCG GTGTCGTCTCAGCGGCTGTTGCAGTCCTGCCACCATCCACCAAAGAAGAGAAGAGTGCAAAACGAAAACGAGAGGATGAAGTGTGTCCCACGATTcgaaaagaagaggaagaggaggagaacaaGAAAGTTTGTAGAGAAG gcctCCCCTTGCTGAGAGGCTACGTGGCGGCGAGGCGTGGCGAGCGTGACGAGATGCAGGACGCTCACGTGCTGTTGCCCGACATGAGCACCTGTTTGTCAGCACTGCCCAGTCAAGT ATCTCGGGTGTCGTATTTTGCCGTGTTCGACGGCCACGGCGGGGCTCGAGCGTCTCTGTTTGCCGCAGAGCATCTTCACCAAACCCTGGCTAAGAAGTTTCCTCGAG GTGAAACTGACAACCTGGAGAaacttgttaaaaaatgtctcatAGACACTTTCCGCCAAACAGACGAGGACTTTCTGAAGAAAGCGTCTAGCCA GAAGCCAGCATGGAAAGACGGCTCCACGGCGACATGCATGCTGGTGCTGAATGACGTGGTCTACGTGGCCAACCTGGGAGACAGCAGG GCGGTGTTGTGTCGGATGGAGGCGGAGGGAGGATCCACAGAGGAACGGCGGCCAGCGACGCTGGCGCTCAGTAAAGAACACAACCCGACTATCTACGAGGAGAGGATGAGGATCCAGAGGGCGGGAGGCACCGTCAG GGACGGCAGGGTGCTGGGCGTCCTTGAGGTGTCTCGCTCCATTGGAGACGGTCAGTACAAACGCTGTGGCGTCATAGCCACACCTGACCTGAGGAGGTGTCAGCTGACGTCCAGTGACAG GTTCATCATCTTGGCCTGTGACGGCTTGTTCAAAGTCTTTTCTGCTGATGAAGCTGTCAAATTTGTACTAGACCTCTTTCAG GAAGGAGGTGCTGACCAGAAGTTGACAGACAAGGAGGAGCAGTTTGAGGCTGCTTGCCAACAGTTGGCCAGTGAGGCGGTCCGACGAGGCTGCGCCGACAACGTCACCGTCATTCTGGTTTCTATTGACTTCTGA